A genomic region of Leptolyngbya sp. NIES-2104 contains the following coding sequences:
- a CDS encoding caspase family protein, with product MSNYWAIAVGINHYQFLQPLHFAQPDAQSLCESLVSDAGFLPEHCLLLTDTSPELFGCSTDPNHENLQYWTKILKEKLQPEDGLWCYFSGYGICVDGEDYLLPIDGDPNRIKETGFSVRSLFQALRSLPTQKIFVLLDFNRSSSVSNEKIGTQTAALSREYGIPTTLSCRPEQFSHEAPAYNHGLFTQALLEGLRSHQCSTLSALEDFLKLRLPELCDHSDRPTQDPVLVVSDPDQLYQVIMPVNWAETDSWTAAESNPFAIEDDLYLTAESDSPFGDFSAQPTIMGATAEISQEEIPDQFRLEPVEINDPDPVPDLTISDPVPDLTLSDPIDDPSPIPPEPEGQDQMFWERLLFGGSAILLVLLLGVLFRNWSAFMGGQQQAAKTEPAPTVVTSPSPTAASSAQILNEARSLIKPTLASDASKAINRAREVPPSDPLYAQAQQDIERWSRNILDIARQRAAQKQFQQAIAAAQLVPKDRPEIYAEAQKAIQQWRRSR from the coding sequence ATGAGCAATTATTGGGCGATCGCAGTCGGAATCAATCACTATCAGTTCCTTCAACCTCTTCATTTTGCCCAGCCAGATGCCCAATCTCTCTGTGAAAGTCTGGTGAGCGATGCGGGGTTTTTACCAGAACATTGCTTACTGCTTACCGATACTTCTCCGGAATTATTCGGATGTTCGACCGACCCGAACCATGAAAATTTGCAGTATTGGACAAAAATTCTCAAAGAAAAACTCCAGCCCGAAGATGGCTTATGGTGCTACTTCAGCGGGTACGGAATTTGTGTAGATGGTGAAGATTATTTATTACCGATCGATGGCGATCCCAATCGCATCAAAGAAACGGGATTCTCTGTTCGATCGCTGTTTCAAGCTTTGCGATCGCTTCCGACTCAAAAGATTTTTGTCCTGCTCGATTTCAATCGCTCTTCGTCAGTTTCTAATGAGAAAATTGGCACTCAGACAGCAGCTTTGTCTCGTGAATATGGCATTCCAACCACGCTGTCTTGTCGTCCAGAGCAGTTTTCTCATGAAGCACCCGCATATAATCACGGATTATTTACACAGGCATTATTAGAAGGATTGCGATCGCATCAATGTTCAACGCTGTCCGCTCTAGAAGATTTCCTCAAACTGCGCTTACCAGAATTGTGTGATCACAGCGATCGACCGACTCAAGATCCGGTTCTCGTCGTCTCTGATCCCGATCAGCTTTATCAAGTGATCATGCCTGTGAACTGGGCAGAAACCGATTCTTGGACAGCGGCGGAATCGAATCCATTCGCGATCGAAGATGATCTTTATCTCACTGCTGAGAGCGATTCTCCGTTTGGGGATTTCTCCGCTCAACCGACGATCATGGGCGCGACTGCGGAAATCTCTCAAGAGGAAATTCCAGATCAATTCAGACTTGAACCTGTAGAAATCAATGATCCAGACCCGGTACCTGATCTAACAATTTCCGATCCAGTGCCGGATCTCACCCTTTCTGACCCGATCGATGATCCTTCTCCAATTCCACCTGAACCCGAAGGTCAGGATCAAATGTTTTGGGAACGGCTTCTATTCGGAGGCAGCGCAATTCTGCTCGTATTATTGCTCGGTGTCTTATTCCGCAACTGGTCAGCGTTCATGGGCGGACAGCAGCAGGCTGCAAAAACAGAACCCGCTCCAACAGTCGTCACTTCTCCCAGTCCAACAGCAGCATCTTCTGCCCAAATTCTGAATGAAGCGCGATCGCTCATCAAACCGACCCTTGCTTCTGATGCGAGTAAAGCGATCAATCGTGCCCGTGAAGTTCCGCCAAGCGATCCCCTTTACGCTCAGGCACAACAAGACATCGAGCGCTGGAGTCGGAACATTCTTGACATCGCTCGACAACGAGCCGCCCAGAAACAATTTCAACAAGCGATCGCAGCCGCACAACTCGTTCCCAAAGATCGCCCGGAAATCTACGCTGAAGCACAAAAAGCGATCCAACAATGGCGACGATCGCGATAA
- the hpxO gene encoding FAD-dependent urate hydroxylase HpxO, with amino-acid sequence MYRLKVVVIGAGIGGLTAAIALSQSGYEVEVYERTQELRPRGAGISLWSNGVKVMNRFGLGEKIAAIGGQMNHMQYLGIHGEVMNQIHLQPLIEEVGQRPYPVARADLQAMLLEAFPGEVNLGYRCISVEEHGDRVTATFENGHQATGDLVIAADGVRSTLREYVLEREVQPTYRDYVNWNGLVEADEAITPPNTWTIYVGNHQRASMMPVGGNRLYFFFDVPLPLGTSAPPELIRSELVEHFKGWAEPVQTLIQRIDPEKTNRLEISDVGPVDRMVRGRVALLGDAAHATCPDLGQGGCQALEDVYMLNHFLVTTNISVEDALKRYEKARKDRTSSIVEKARSRAEMIHGKDPELTAQWYDQLRTESPTAVTSAIAKTILTGPLH; translated from the coding sequence ATGTATCGCTTAAAGGTTGTGGTGATCGGTGCGGGGATTGGAGGCTTGACCGCTGCGATCGCGCTTTCTCAATCGGGCTATGAAGTCGAAGTCTACGAACGCACTCAAGAACTTCGCCCCCGTGGTGCAGGGATTTCGCTCTGGTCGAATGGGGTCAAGGTGATGAATCGCTTTGGTTTAGGAGAAAAAATTGCTGCGATCGGCGGTCAGATGAATCACATGCAGTACCTCGGCATTCATGGCGAAGTGATGAATCAGATTCACCTTCAACCCTTGATCGAGGAAGTTGGGCAGCGTCCTTATCCGGTAGCACGCGCAGATTTACAAGCGATGCTGTTAGAGGCGTTTCCTGGAGAAGTGAATTTGGGATATCGCTGCATCAGTGTGGAAGAACACGGCGATCGAGTGACGGCAACCTTTGAGAACGGACATCAGGCGACTGGGGATCTAGTGATTGCGGCTGATGGAGTGCGATCAACCTTACGCGAGTATGTTCTCGAACGTGAAGTGCAACCGACATATCGCGATTACGTGAACTGGAATGGATTGGTCGAAGCGGATGAAGCGATTACGCCTCCGAATACTTGGACGATTTATGTGGGGAATCATCAACGGGCTTCGATGATGCCAGTCGGCGGAAATCGGCTGTATTTCTTCTTCGATGTGCCTTTGCCGCTGGGAACGAGTGCGCCACCAGAATTAATTCGATCGGAACTGGTAGAACATTTCAAAGGATGGGCGGAACCTGTTCAGACCTTGATTCAGCGGATTGATCCCGAAAAAACAAATCGTCTGGAAATTTCCGATGTGGGACCCGTCGATCGTATGGTTCGTGGTCGAGTTGCGCTCCTCGGTGATGCCGCTCACGCGACTTGCCCGGATTTGGGTCAAGGAGGCTGTCAGGCGCTCGAAGATGTCTATATGCTGAATCATTTCTTAGTTACAACAAATATCAGCGTTGAGGATGCTCTGAAGCGATACGAAAAGGCTCGAAAAGATCGCACCAGTTCGATCGTGGAAAAAGCCCGCAGTCGCGCCGAAATGATTCACGGCAAAGATCCGGAACTCACCGCGCAATGGTATGACCAACTGCGGACGGAATCCCCAACGGCGGTAACAAGCGCGATCGCGAAAACGATTCTGACAGGACCTTTACACTGA
- the grxD gene encoding Grx4 family monothiol glutaredoxin, whose translation MSDAQERIKSLVDSNKIMVFMKGNKLMPMCGFSNNVVQILNTLGVPYETVDVLENPDIRQGIKEFSNWPTIPQVYINGEFIGGSDIMIEMYQKGELQQLVEVALAS comes from the coding sequence ATGTCAGACGCTCAAGAACGAATCAAAAGCCTGGTTGATAGCAACAAAATCATGGTGTTCATGAAGGGCAACAAGCTTATGCCCATGTGCGGATTTTCTAACAATGTTGTACAAATTCTCAACACGCTCGGTGTCCCTTACGAAACCGTAGACGTGCTGGAAAATCCCGACATCCGCCAAGGCATCAAAGAATTCTCGAACTGGCCCACCATTCCCCAGGTCTATATCAACGGGGAATTTATCGGCGGTTCGGACATCATGATCGAGATGTACCAGAAGGGCGAACTGCAACAACTCGTAGAAGTTGCCCTCGCTTCCTAG
- the uraD gene encoding 2-oxo-4-hydroxy-4-carboxy-5-ureidoimidazoline decarboxylase: MPYSLFDLNQMEQSAFTEALGEIFEQTPTIASQAWEQRPFTDVDDLHQKMLTVVNAMSDEQQFALICAHPDLGSKAKMAEASTQEQAGAGLDRLTAEEYDRFHRLNEQYKSQFGFPFIIAVKNHTKTSILEAFETRLQHSQPDEMRQAIAEISQIAYFRLLQQVTV, from the coding sequence ATGCCGTATTCGCTCTTTGACCTCAATCAGATGGAACAATCCGCCTTTACCGAAGCGTTAGGCGAGATTTTTGAACAAACTCCCACGATCGCATCTCAAGCGTGGGAGCAACGCCCGTTTACGGATGTGGACGATTTGCATCAGAAAATGCTGACAGTTGTGAACGCGATGAGCGATGAGCAGCAATTTGCCCTGATTTGTGCCCATCCTGATTTAGGCAGCAAAGCAAAAATGGCGGAAGCATCCACTCAGGAGCAAGCTGGAGCGGGACTCGATCGATTAACTGCTGAAGAATACGATCGCTTTCACCGTTTAAATGAGCAGTACAAATCTCAGTTTGGGTTTCCGTTCATTATTGCCGTGAAAAATCACACGAAAACCAGCATTCTCGAAGCATTTGAAACCCGTCTCCAGCATTCCCAACCCGACGAAATGCGACAAGCGATCGCAGAAATTTCCCAGATAGCTTACTTTCGACTTCTACAACAGGTAACCGTATGA
- a CDS encoding YgiT-type zinc finger protein: MPKCHVCHSEGSLEELVDEIFEIDGKFYLVEQIPSLVCSHCGEEIFSRETTERIRVMLHSEAKPIKSISVDVFAYPPKSKAS; encoded by the coding sequence ATGCCTAAGTGCCATGTTTGTCATTCAGAAGGATCTCTTGAAGAATTAGTGGATGAGATTTTTGAAATCGATGGAAAGTTTTACCTAGTTGAGCAAATCCCCTCACTGGTGTGTTCTCACTGTGGGGAAGAAATCTTTAGTCGAGAAACGACTGAGCGAATTCGCGTCATGCTGCACAGTGAGGCAAAACCCATTAAATCCATTTCTGTGGATGTGTTCGCCTACCCACCAAAATCAAAGGCTTCTTGA
- a CDS encoding DUF6761 family protein, which translates to MLQDSLTIRYYQRLSDNLVELWNRGYRFDDMRLYLDGYLSALRHASVLEPYQINRLEEEITRYIYDPSNFDSVMPEPDYR; encoded by the coding sequence ATGCTTCAAGATTCTTTGACGATCCGCTACTACCAACGCCTCTCCGACAACCTTGTCGAACTCTGGAACCGTGGCTATCGCTTTGATGATATGCGGCTCTATTTAGACGGGTATTTGTCTGCCCTCAGACACGCGAGCGTGTTGGAACCCTACCAAATCAACCGTCTTGAGGAGGAAATCACGCGCTACATTTATGATCCGTCAAATTTTGACAGTGTGATGCCGGAACCTGATTACCGATAA
- a CDS encoding BolA family protein produces MISPDQVEAMIKTGLPDAQVAVVSPDGEHFEVTVISSEFAGKRRVQQHQLVYGAVKQAMASEAIHALSLNTFTPEEWATKN; encoded by the coding sequence ATGATTAGCCCGGATCAAGTTGAGGCAATGATCAAAACAGGATTGCCGGATGCCCAGGTCGCGGTCGTTAGCCCGGATGGTGAGCATTTTGAAGTGACGGTAATCTCTTCTGAATTTGCTGGAAAACGGCGCGTTCAACAGCACCAACTTGTCTACGGTGCGGTCAAGCAAGCGATGGCATCTGAGGCGATTCATGCGCTTTCTCTCAACACGTTCACGCCCGAAGAATGGGCAACCAAAAACTAA
- a CDS encoding response regulator transcription factor, with protein sequence MGAIHIQIVEGNPHLRSLLGWHLQQAGYQVHQSADLHQAREGFLLRQPNLVILDSEMPSGDGLEFCRWLQQQQCLILMLSARTAESDIVEGLRSGADDYLTKPFGMQEFLARVEALMRRQRVAAPPINLDFGDLKIDLVHRRVRFKGELIELTPQEFSLLYVLAQAGGSALSRSELLERAWPDEIDNPRTVDTHVLSLRKKVEIDPRQPNLIQTVRNVGYRLNLEILNVAMPAQNGHMRKPATAPVSRMASVPRPRM encoded by the coding sequence GTGGGAGCCATTCACATACAAATCGTTGAAGGAAATCCGCACCTGCGATCGCTGCTTGGATGGCATCTCCAGCAGGCGGGCTACCAAGTGCACCAGTCAGCCGACTTACATCAAGCTAGAGAAGGGTTTTTGCTGCGGCAACCCAATCTCGTGATTCTCGATTCTGAAATGCCATCAGGCGACGGGTTGGAGTTTTGTCGCTGGCTCCAACAGCAGCAGTGTTTGATTCTCATGCTGTCAGCGCGGACGGCGGAATCGGATATTGTCGAAGGACTGCGATCGGGCGCGGATGATTATTTAACCAAGCCGTTCGGAATGCAGGAATTCCTCGCACGAGTGGAAGCTCTGATGCGACGGCAACGGGTCGCCGCTCCTCCGATCAATCTCGATTTTGGCGATCTGAAAATTGACCTCGTGCATCGTCGCGTGAGATTTAAGGGGGAATTGATCGAGCTAACGCCGCAGGAATTTAGCTTGCTGTATGTGTTAGCGCAGGCGGGCGGATCAGCGTTAAGTCGATCGGAGTTGTTAGAACGCGCTTGGCCCGATGAAATTGACAATCCTCGGACGGTTGACACTCATGTCTTGTCGCTGCGGAAAAAGGTCGAAATTGATCCGCGTCAGCCGAATTTGATTCAGACGGTGCGGAATGTTGGGTATCGACTAAATCTTGAGATTTTGAATGTGGCAATGCCTGCTCAAAATGGGCATATGAGGAAACCTGCGACCGCTCCGGTGTCTCGGATGGCTTCAGTTCCCCGCCCTCGGATGTGA
- a CDS encoding Zn-dependent hydrolase yields MTMTPVSLSTARLTINCDRLNQSIADLAAIGKLENGGVCRIAFTDADLSARNQVQAWMEDAGMTTRIDAAGNVIGRYEGKFPNAPVLATGSHIDTVPVAGAFDGCLGVLAGIEVVRTLRENDVRLDHPIEVIVFSDEERSVIGSKAIAGEVHEDPAYYVRLDGTPIQDCLTKVGGDWSKIATAKRSDIAAFVELHVEQGGVLEDAKLPIGVVSGVVGQYRFALKIKGRPNHAGTTPMNMRKDALVAGAQIVLAVNRIAVETPGDQVATVGYLTVSPNATNTVPGEVDLRIDLRDLSQSHLEELVERLKAEISTIAESTGTEIEMRQTLHILPTLAAPGIMNAIEQVCHDLKLPSMQLPSRAGHDAQEIGRVTDMGMIFIPSQAGISHSEEEYTSPEECAQGTNVLLQTFLRLDQMYAH; encoded by the coding sequence ATGACAATGACCCCCGTATCTTTATCTACCGCACGTTTGACGATTAATTGCGATCGCTTAAATCAAAGTATTGCTGATCTCGCCGCGATCGGGAAACTCGAAAACGGTGGAGTCTGCCGGATTGCGTTCACCGATGCGGATTTGAGCGCGAGAAACCAAGTTCAAGCTTGGATGGAAGACGCTGGCATGACGACTCGAATCGATGCGGCTGGCAACGTGATCGGACGCTATGAAGGCAAGTTTCCGAATGCTCCTGTGTTGGCGACGGGATCGCATATTGATACGGTTCCGGTGGCTGGCGCGTTTGATGGCTGTTTGGGTGTGTTGGCTGGGATTGAAGTGGTGCGGACGCTGCGGGAAAATGACGTTCGGTTGGATCATCCGATCGAGGTCATCGTGTTCAGCGACGAAGAACGATCGGTGATTGGCAGTAAAGCGATCGCGGGCGAAGTCCACGAAGATCCCGCTTATTACGTCCGTTTGGATGGCACACCGATCCAGGATTGTTTAACGAAGGTCGGCGGCGACTGGTCAAAGATTGCGACGGCAAAACGGAGTGATATCGCTGCGTTTGTTGAATTACACGTTGAGCAAGGCGGCGTGTTAGAGGATGCAAAATTGCCGATCGGGGTTGTGAGCGGTGTGGTCGGACAGTACCGATTCGCGCTCAAGATTAAAGGTCGCCCGAATCACGCGGGAACGACTCCGATGAACATGAGAAAGGATGCGTTGGTTGCAGGCGCACAAATTGTTTTAGCGGTGAATCGAATCGCAGTAGAAACACCGGGCGATCAGGTCGCAACTGTGGGATATTTGACGGTTTCCCCAAATGCGACGAATACAGTACCGGGTGAAGTAGATTTGCGAATCGATTTACGGGATTTGTCGCAGTCGCATTTAGAAGAATTAGTTGAGCGGTTGAAAGCGGAGATTTCTACGATCGCCGAATCGACCGGAACCGAAATCGAGATGCGTCAAACGTTGCACATTCTTCCGACCTTGGCAGCACCGGGAATTATGAATGCGATCGAGCAAGTTTGCCACGATTTGAAACTACCGAGTATGCAGCTTCCGAGTCGAGCGGGGCATGATGCTCAAGAAATTGGACGGGTGACGGATATGGGAATGATCTTTATTCCGAGTCAGGCGGGAATTAGTCATTCTGAAGAGGAATACACCTCGCCTGAAGAATGCGCTCAAGGAACGAATGTTTTGTTACAGACGTTTCTGCGGTTGGATCAAATGTACGCACATTAA